From Kangiella sp. TOML190, one genomic window encodes:
- the bamC gene encoding outer membrane protein assembly factor BamC — MLKHNKKLLVNLSFLSLLSLSGCSWFSANDGREDIDEAYLNSRQEQALQIPADVSEIQLDDHYKIPEGAVIVNRDPKGQALTIEPPQLLLTSGDGVREDPDAPNPTVWLRGNSSRLAEFFQGFATANQIKTVATGSQRLETDWLSDEDEGLAEGLGAYNIDGQRHKFDLSLVAESANEFGVQSRHVASEQYLDGQWVPVETSKRVAKQFLNQFIGYYDGIRDKEARARILAEGNIDTRLGTNPAGHIAIVSGRDLDAVWGRTPAVLEFLNLNLTDRDKSINTFYFQVPEEEGFFSGLFGSEEEAKVDLATGSYLMELEPKGSGTSITFKTEQGDLLDPSLVGKLYPEFSAAYRSRGIK; from the coding sequence ATGTTAAAACACAATAAAAAATTATTAGTTAATTTATCTTTTTTAAGTCTGCTCAGCCTTTCTGGTTGTAGTTGGTTTTCCGCGAATGACGGACGGGAAGACATCGACGAGGCCTACCTTAACAGTCGTCAAGAACAAGCATTACAAATTCCAGCAGATGTTTCGGAAATTCAGCTTGACGATCACTATAAGATCCCCGAAGGGGCAGTGATCGTTAATCGTGATCCTAAAGGGCAAGCTTTAACCATTGAACCGCCGCAATTGCTGTTAACTAGCGGTGATGGTGTGCGCGAAGATCCCGATGCACCAAACCCCACCGTCTGGTTACGTGGAAACTCGTCCAGACTGGCGGAGTTTTTTCAAGGCTTTGCTACGGCTAACCAAATCAAAACGGTGGCAACAGGCAGTCAACGCCTTGAAACCGACTGGCTTAGCGATGAAGACGAAGGACTTGCTGAAGGTTTAGGTGCTTACAATATTGATGGTCAACGCCATAAGTTTGACTTGTCGTTAGTGGCCGAAAGTGCCAATGAATTTGGTGTGCAATCGCGGCATGTGGCTAGCGAGCAGTACCTTGATGGGCAATGGGTGCCGGTAGAAACTTCCAAGCGAGTAGCGAAGCAGTTTTTGAATCAGTTTATTGGTTATTATGATGGAATTCGTGATAAAGAAGCTCGTGCCCGCATTTTGGCTGAGGGTAATATTGATACTCGTTTGGGTACTAATCCAGCGGGGCATATCGCTATCGTTTCCGGGCGTGATCTGGATGCGGTGTGGGGTAGAACTCCAGCGGTATTAGAGTTTTTAAATCTTAACTTGACCGATCGTGATAAATCTATAAATACGTTTTATTTCCAAGTGCCGGAAGAAGAAGGCTTTTTCAGTGGTTTATTTGGTAGTGAAGAAGAAGCTAAAGTCGACTTGGCTACGGGGAGCTATCTGATGGAGCTTGAGCCGAAAGGCAGCGGAACCAGCATTACTTTTAAAACCGAACAAGGTGATTTGCTCGATCCAAGTCTAGTAGGTAAATTATACCCTGAGTTTTCTGCGGCCTATCGAAGTCGGGGTATTAAGTAG
- the dapA gene encoding 4-hydroxy-tetrahydrodipicolinate synthase: MASNNSSPNNPVSDSLKESLKAGLCGSIVAIVTPMQPSNQGSMPSIDLARLKQLCQWHLAEGTNGIVVMGTTGESASVSEVDYLKAIEVVVKTVAKRVPVIAGTGAISTTKTMDLTTKAAALGADAALVVTPYYCKPSQEGLYLHFKAVADNSSVPLILYNVPGRTACDLLPTTVARLAEYENIVAIKEATGDVSRVKELIEVCKTPIQLLSGDDATAREFIQAGGHGVISVTANVAPALMSQMCQLALDGQQKQAAIVDQKLSDLHRDLFLEANPIPVKWALAAMGKVEDAIMMPLTSLNKEFQPAVLKALEKANVKTQ, from the coding sequence ATGGCTTCAAACAACTCGTCTCCCAACAATCCAGTGTCGGACAGCTTAAAAGAAAGCTTAAAAGCTGGCTTATGTGGCAGTATAGTGGCGATTGTTACGCCAATGCAGCCTTCAAACCAAGGCTCTATGCCGAGTATTGATTTAGCGCGCTTAAAGCAGTTGTGCCAATGGCATCTGGCTGAAGGCACTAACGGCATAGTGGTGATGGGCACTACCGGCGAGTCTGCCAGTGTGTCCGAAGTGGATTATTTAAAAGCGATTGAAGTGGTGGTCAAAACAGTTGCCAAACGAGTTCCAGTGATCGCCGGAACGGGTGCTATTTCCACCACTAAAACCATGGATTTAACGACAAAAGCGGCGGCGCTTGGGGCTGATGCAGCTTTGGTTGTTACGCCTTATTATTGCAAACCCAGTCAAGAAGGGCTCTATTTGCATTTTAAGGCGGTGGCAGATAACTCTAGTGTGCCGTTAATTTTATATAATGTGCCAGGGCGAACTGCTTGCGATTTACTGCCGACTACCGTTGCGCGCTTGGCCGAGTACGAAAATATCGTTGCAATTAAAGAAGCAACTGGTGATGTTTCGCGGGTTAAGGAACTTATTGAAGTTTGTAAGACTCCAATTCAACTACTGAGCGGCGACGATGCTACGGCGCGTGAATTCATCCAAGCAGGAGGTCATGGAGTGATTTCGGTTACGGCCAATGTAGCTCCGGCTTTGATGAGCCAAATGTGTCAGTTAGCGCTGGATGGTCAACAAAAACAGGCAGCGATTGTCGACCAAAAATTGAGCGATCTACACCGCGACTTATTTTTAGAGGCTAACCCAATTCCTGTGAAATGGGCGTTGGCTGCCATGGGTAAAGTTGAGGATGCGATTATGATGCCCTTAACCTCGTTAAACAAAGAATTTCAACCTGCGGTATTAAAAGCATTGGAAAAAGCGAATGTTAAAACACAATAA
- the bcp gene encoding thioredoxin-dependent thiol peroxidase has product MTSKIQLNKKAPNFSLAATGDQTLSLKDFKGKKLVIYFYPKDNTPGCTTEGQNFRDLYPQFQKLNTEILGVSRDTVRVHENFKNKHEFPFELLSDGDEAMCNAYEVIKLKKLYGREYMGIERSTFLIDESGKLRQEWRKVKVKEHAQEVLEAVKSL; this is encoded by the coding sequence GTGACTTCAAAAATTCAGCTCAATAAAAAAGCTCCAAACTTCTCCCTAGCAGCCACTGGCGATCAAACTCTTAGCCTCAAAGATTTTAAAGGCAAGAAACTGGTGATCTACTTTTATCCCAAAGACAACACCCCGGGCTGTACCACTGAAGGACAAAATTTCCGCGATTTATATCCGCAATTTCAAAAGCTTAACACTGAAATCTTAGGTGTTTCTCGAGATACAGTTCGGGTACACGAAAACTTTAAGAACAAGCATGAGTTTCCTTTTGAGCTGTTATCCGATGGCGATGAAGCTATGTGTAATGCCTATGAAGTAATAAAGCTTAAAAAGCTCTATGGCCGTGAATACATGGGAATTGAACGCAGCACTTTCCTAATCGATGAAAGTGGTAAATTGCGTCAAGAGTGGCGCAAAGTAAAGGTTAAAGAACACGCACAAGAGGTACTGGAAGCTGTCAAATCGCTTTAA
- a CDS encoding PhoH family protein yields the protein MVRKKIDGKRLFVLDTNVLMHDPTALFRFEEHDILIPMVVLEELDAGKKGLSETARNVRQVSRYIDDLMSSSEEGEDPMIQGIHIGALPQIGDIKKHGKIYFQIREHTDRLPDSLPSSKADNTILNVALALQENEPDKIITLVSKDINLRIKANIVGVHAEDYFNDKVLDDVEQLHTGYFELPEDFWDTHSRDMDSWQEDGHTYYRIKGPLVEEWFTNQCLFHDADHFEAIVRSIENDEDGKPTALIELLTDYRTDSHNIWGITARNREQSYALNLLMDPEIDFVTLQGPAGTGKTLLALAAALEQAIEMKRYKEIIVTRVTVSVGEDIGFLPGTEEEKMTPWMGALMDNLEVLAPSDNDEWGAAATHDLLRKWIKVRSLNFMRGRTFLNKLIIIDEAQNLTSKQMKTLITRAGPGTKVVCMGNVAQIDTPYLTETTSGITYVVDRFKNWSHAGHITLKRGERSRLADYASDIL from the coding sequence ATGGTAAGAAAAAAAATCGATGGTAAACGATTATTTGTACTCGACACCAACGTTTTAATGCATGACCCCACTGCCCTTTTCCGTTTTGAAGAACACGACATTCTTATCCCCATGGTAGTCCTTGAAGAGCTTGATGCTGGAAAAAAAGGCCTATCCGAAACCGCCCGTAACGTGCGCCAAGTGAGCCGCTATATTGATGACCTGATGTCCTCCTCTGAAGAAGGCGAAGACCCCATGATTCAAGGGATCCATATTGGTGCTCTGCCACAAATCGGCGACATTAAAAAACACGGCAAAATTTATTTCCAAATTCGCGAACATACCGATCGCTTGCCAGACTCGCTACCCAGCTCGAAAGCCGACAACACTATTTTAAACGTCGCTTTAGCACTGCAAGAAAATGAGCCGGATAAGATCATCACGCTAGTATCCAAAGATATAAACCTGCGAATTAAAGCCAATATCGTCGGAGTTCATGCCGAAGATTACTTTAACGACAAAGTGTTAGACGATGTGGAGCAGCTACATACCGGTTATTTCGAACTGCCAGAAGATTTTTGGGACACTCACAGCCGAGACATGGATTCTTGGCAAGAAGATGGTCATACCTACTATAGAATCAAAGGGCCTTTGGTTGAAGAATGGTTTACCAACCAATGCTTATTCCATGACGCCGATCATTTTGAAGCCATTGTTCGCTCGATTGAGAATGATGAGGATGGTAAGCCCACCGCTTTAATCGAGCTTTTAACTGACTATCGCACTGACAGCCACAATATTTGGGGGATTACCGCCCGCAACCGTGAACAAAGCTATGCTTTGAACCTCTTGATGGATCCGGAAATCGACTTCGTAACTCTACAAGGGCCTGCAGGCACCGGTAAAACTTTACTGGCCCTAGCCGCGGCGCTTGAACAGGCGATTGAAATGAAGCGCTACAAAGAAATTATTGTGACCCGCGTTACTGTCTCAGTCGGTGAAGATATTGGCTTTTTGCCCGGAACTGAAGAAGAAAAAATGACTCCTTGGATGGGCGCCTTGATGGACAATTTAGAAGTATTAGCGCCGTCGGATAATGATGAATGGGGCGCAGCCGCCACTCACGACTTATTGCGTAAATGGATCAAAGTACGCTCGCTTAACTTTATGCGCGGGCGAACCTTCCTGAATAAATTAATCATTATTGATGAAGCGCAAAACCTAACTTCTAAGCAAATGAAAACTCTAATCACGCGCGCCGGCCCTGGCACTAAAGTGGTTTGTATGGGTAACGTGGCGCAAATCGATACGCCTTATTTAACCGAAACCACTTCGGGTATTACCTATGTGGTGGACCGCTTTAAAAACTGGAGTCATGCGGGTCATATCACCCTAAAACGTGGCGAACGCTCACGACTCGCGGATTATGCTTCGGATATCCTTTAG
- a CDS encoding AI-2E family transporter has protein sequence MTSIFTRWFKRNFSSPATIVLTMLLVLGFVFILTLGDILAPILWALVIAYLLEWLVSALQKQGVSRFWSVLIVFIGFITLSLLIILGLVPLIWKQGTLLLAELPSIGLKAKQAILELPQKYPNFVSTEQVNDILTKIGTELGSAGQSLLTASFSSLVGVASLLIYIVLVPLLVFFFLKDRNVILGWLSQWLPQERQLAQSVWGEVNHQIGNYIRGKVMEIIIVGLVSYIAFALMGLNYALLLGVLVGFSVLIPYIGAALVTIPVLLIGFFQWGFSQPFYILFVVYMIIQILDGNVLVPLLFSEAVSLHPVAIIGAILLFGGLWGFWGVFFAIPLAILVNAVLAAIKEHREGQEPIEETPA, from the coding sequence ATGACTTCGATTTTTACCCGATGGTTTAAGCGTAATTTTTCCAGCCCGGCAACCATAGTCCTGACTATGCTGTTAGTACTGGGGTTTGTTTTTATTCTAACCCTTGGCGATATTTTAGCGCCAATCCTATGGGCTTTGGTAATTGCTTATTTGCTTGAGTGGCTGGTTAGTGCCTTGCAAAAACAGGGTGTTAGCCGTTTTTGGTCAGTTTTGATCGTCTTTATTGGCTTTATCACCCTGTCGTTGCTAATTATTTTGGGGCTAGTGCCTCTGATTTGGAAGCAGGGAACCTTATTGTTAGCCGAGTTGCCCAGTATTGGACTTAAAGCCAAGCAGGCGATTTTGGAGCTGCCGCAGAAATATCCAAACTTTGTCTCCACTGAGCAGGTTAATGATATCTTAACCAAGATAGGAACGGAGTTAGGCTCGGCAGGGCAGAGCTTACTAACTGCTTCTTTTAGCTCCTTGGTAGGTGTTGCTAGCTTATTGATTTATATCGTTTTAGTGCCGTTATTGGTGTTCTTTTTTCTAAAAGATCGTAATGTGATTTTGGGCTGGCTCAGCCAATGGTTGCCGCAAGAGCGCCAATTAGCGCAGTCGGTTTGGGGCGAGGTGAACCATCAGATCGGTAACTATATTCGCGGCAAGGTCATGGAAATTATTATTGTCGGCTTGGTTTCCTACATTGCCTTTGCCTTAATGGGGCTGAACTATGCCTTGTTACTGGGTGTTTTGGTCGGTTTTTCGGTGTTAATTCCCTACATTGGTGCGGCTTTAGTAACGATTCCAGTTTTGCTTATTGGCTTTTTCCAATGGGGTTTCAGTCAACCGTTTTATATCTTATTTGTGGTTTATATGATCATTCAGATCTTGGACGGTAACGTTCTTGTGCCACTGTTATTTTCCGAAGCAGTTAGTTTGCATCCCGTCGCCATTATTGGCGCCATTTTACTGTTCGGCGGTCTTTGGGGTTTCTGGGGCGTTTTCTTCGCCATACCGCTAGCCATATTGGTAAATGCGGTATTAGCAGCGATAAAAGAGCATCGAGAAGGACAGGAGCCTATTGAAGAAACTCCTGCATAA
- a CDS encoding M48 family metalloprotease codes for MRSALSRLTFYSIVFFSLSFTAHAANELPKLGEAAGATLSVAKEQAIGDQIMAQILRSRFLMQDPLVNDYIQQVGYQLVAANPDALGRHFKFFVIEEPSINAFALPGGYIGIHSGLITASETESELASVMGHEVAHVTQRHLARRLEKQQQLTLPSILATIGAILIATQDGEAGMGAIAATQGAVQQSIISHTRDNEKEADRIGIAMLSGAGFDVRGAAGFFETLEQQSRFVRKPPEILLTHPLSKNRITDARNRAKLYPLVEHKSSLDYQLVKARINSIEKRNNEKYFSNLKKQNLTTVAKQYEYAELLKAQGYHRQALAIYQDLYQQYPNNHIILYSLSEAHLANNSSEKALPLLQKQLSRNPSSTKLILAAASAYMALGQAAEAERILLRYADLNKSNPNYLFALAKAQQQSNHIPEMHETTGQYMELVGDYRTAKKHFEMALRHFSQDPYAQTRIQARLDRVRQKIRELVEGGKKRG; via the coding sequence ATGCGCAGCGCTTTATCACGATTAACCTTTTACTCAATAGTGTTTTTTAGTCTGAGTTTTACAGCCCATGCAGCCAATGAACTGCCAAAGTTGGGCGAAGCCGCTGGTGCCACCCTATCGGTTGCCAAAGAGCAAGCAATTGGTGATCAGATTATGGCTCAAATCTTGCGCAGTCGTTTTTTGATGCAGGATCCGCTGGTTAACGACTATATTCAACAGGTTGGTTACCAGCTAGTCGCAGCCAATCCCGACGCTTTAGGTCGTCATTTTAAGTTTTTTGTGATTGAAGAACCCAGTATTAACGCCTTTGCCCTTCCTGGCGGCTATATTGGTATTCATTCGGGGTTAATTACCGCCTCTGAAACCGAAAGTGAACTCGCGTCAGTGATGGGGCATGAGGTGGCGCACGTCACCCAGCGCCACCTAGCTCGGAGGCTGGAAAAGCAACAACAACTTACACTGCCATCAATATTAGCAACCATTGGCGCGATTTTGATAGCCACTCAAGATGGCGAGGCTGGTATGGGGGCGATAGCAGCAACCCAAGGAGCTGTCCAGCAATCGATCATTTCACACACTCGGGACAACGAAAAAGAAGCCGATCGAATTGGTATTGCCATGCTTTCTGGTGCCGGTTTTGATGTGCGCGGTGCTGCCGGCTTCTTTGAAACACTAGAGCAGCAAAGCCGCTTTGTTCGCAAACCGCCGGAAATTTTACTGACTCACCCTCTATCAAAAAATCGTATTACCGATGCACGTAATCGCGCCAAGCTCTATCCTCTGGTAGAACACAAAAGCTCGCTTGATTATCAGTTAGTAAAAGCTCGTATTAATAGCATTGAGAAACGCAATAATGAAAAGTATTTCTCAAATCTAAAGAAGCAAAATTTAACAACAGTAGCCAAGCAGTACGAATATGCAGAGCTATTAAAAGCGCAAGGTTATCACCGTCAGGCTCTTGCCATTTATCAAGATTTGTACCAACAATATCCCAATAATCACATTATTTTGTACAGTTTATCGGAAGCACATCTTGCGAATAATTCCAGTGAGAAAGCTTTGCCGCTACTACAAAAACAACTGAGCCGCAATCCAAGCTCGACCAAATTAATCCTCGCGGCTGCTAGCGCCTACATGGCTTTAGGGCAAGCGGCTGAGGCTGAGCGAATTTTACTGCGCTATGCGGATTTAAATAAAAGTAACCCTAATTACTTGTTTGCGCTTGCGAAGGCGCAACAGCAATCCAATCATATTCCGGAAATGCACGAAACCACTGGCCAATATATGGAATTAGTGGGCGATTATCGTACTGCAAAAAAGCATTTTGAAATGGCCTTGCGGCATTTTTCACAAGATCCTTATGCCCAAACGCGTATTCAAGCAAGGCTTGATCGCGTTAGGCAAAAGATCCGTGAATTAGTCGAAGGCGGTAAAAAGCGCGGTTAA
- a CDS encoding TlpA disulfide reductase family protein, with protein MVLVHTLKKILILSWFALLLASCQQSSQFQLLNGEQKSISDYQGDWLLINFWAEWCPPCLKEIPELNALEAQGIKVIAVSYDKLSNQELLAQKQKYQIEYQIMATEPMPYLPMERPTGLPANYLFTPKGQMIGPLLGKQDQTSILALIEKIESSQAN; from the coding sequence ATGGTTCTAGTTCACACTCTTAAAAAGATTTTGATTCTATCTTGGTTTGCTCTGTTATTGGCTTCTTGCCAGCAATCGAGCCAGTTTCAATTGTTAAATGGCGAGCAAAAATCTATCTCGGATTATCAAGGCGACTGGTTGTTGATTAATTTTTGGGCTGAATGGTGCCCACCTTGCCTCAAAGAAATTCCAGAATTGAATGCACTAGAAGCACAAGGGATTAAAGTAATTGCAGTTAGTTATGACAAGTTGAGCAACCAAGAATTGCTAGCACAAAAGCAAAAATATCAAATTGAATACCAAATCATGGCGACTGAGCCGATGCCTTATTTACCGATGGAACGGCCAACAGGCTTGCCGGCGAATTATTTGTTTACTCCAAAAGGGCAGATGATTGGGCCTTTACTTGGCAAGCAAGATCAAACTTCAATTTTGGCGTTAATCGAAAAAATAGAATCCAGCCAAGCCAATTAA
- a CDS encoding YihY family inner membrane protein, with amino-acid sequence MEKRWNWLKAFTKFVFSQFAKKNVSALASELTLNNMLALVPLMTVAVSLLAIFPAFESTNTQIQELIFKNLLPEKGLVVQEYLNDYVSKSKNLSAIGFIFLFITALMLIRSIDSSINAIWESNNRRQGIYKWLAYWAMLTMAPILVAASLLATSSFAALPVFDKISGILSLGLPFALIVFAFTALYMITPNSRVEFKKALIAAVFTALLFEVAKYGFAIFITKFSTYEVIYGAITAIPLFFLWVFLSWLILLFGAVICYALHRFDPSHKKKKNPFISALKIAQFFAVAQSAESTVTIRQLKQQFSDIHEQILLNQVDELVELGFLAKLENEAYCLAVNGKELTIADLYRKGSWRLPNSQDTVEEQDFLVQKIEQANLHLDRELMIPILKPQD; translated from the coding sequence ATGGAAAAAAGGTGGAATTGGCTAAAAGCCTTCACAAAGTTTGTTTTTTCTCAGTTTGCTAAGAAAAATGTCAGTGCTTTGGCTTCTGAGCTAACCTTAAATAACATGCTAGCTTTGGTGCCGCTGATGACGGTAGCGGTGAGTTTGTTGGCGATATTTCCAGCGTTTGAGTCAACCAATACGCAAATTCAAGAATTGATATTCAAAAACCTCCTGCCTGAGAAAGGCTTAGTGGTACAAGAATACCTCAACGATTATGTGTCGAAATCAAAAAATTTATCAGCCATTGGTTTTATCTTTTTGTTTATCACTGCGCTAATGCTGATCCGTTCTATCGACAGTTCTATCAACGCCATTTGGGAAAGCAACAATCGACGCCAAGGAATTTATAAATGGTTAGCTTATTGGGCGATGCTGACCATGGCGCCGATTTTAGTGGCGGCTAGCCTATTAGCCACCTCTAGTTTCGCAGCTTTGCCAGTGTTCGATAAAATAAGCGGTATTTTAAGCCTTGGTTTGCCTTTTGCCTTAATCGTTTTTGCTTTTACTGCGCTTTACATGATTACCCCAAACAGTCGAGTGGAGTTTAAAAAAGCCTTGATAGCAGCGGTCTTCACCGCTTTATTATTTGAAGTTGCTAAGTATGGCTTTGCAATTTTCATCACCAAGTTTTCAACCTACGAAGTGATTTATGGTGCCATCACCGCGATCCCACTTTTTTTCCTCTGGGTGTTTTTGTCTTGGCTGATTTTACTGTTTGGCGCAGTGATTTGTTATGCGCTACACCGTTTTGATCCGAGTCACAAGAAGAAGAAAAACCCATTTATTTCAGCACTGAAAATAGCACAGTTTTTCGCTGTGGCGCAAAGTGCCGAGTCGACAGTAACTATACGACAGCTTAAGCAACAGTTTTCCGATATCCATGAACAGATTTTATTGAATCAAGTCGATGAATTAGTTGAGTTGGGTTTTTTGGCAAAGCTGGAAAATGAAGCTTACTGTTTGGCCGTGAATGGCAAAGAGTTGACCATTGCGGATTTGTATCGTAAGGGTAGTTGGCGCTTGCCGAATAGCCAAGATACGGTTGAAGAGCAGGATTTTTTGGTGCAAAAAATTGAACAGGCTAACTTACATCTGGATCGGGAGCTGATGATTCCCATCTTAAAGCCACAAGATTAG
- the arsC gene encoding arsenate reductase (glutaredoxin) (This arsenate reductase requires both glutathione and glutaredoxin to convert arsenate to arsenite, after which the efflux transporter formed by ArsA and ArsB can extrude the arsenite from the cell, providing resistance.) — translation MSDFNIFHNPRCSKSRQTLALLQENGIEPNIIEYIKEAPSKNQLKSIIKMLDVEPREIMRKNEAEYKAAGLNDESLSKEQQIALMVEYPKVIERPIVFTKDKAAVGRPPENVLVLLK, via the coding sequence ATGAGCGATTTTAACATATTCCACAACCCTCGCTGCTCTAAATCTCGCCAAACTCTTGCTCTATTACAGGAGAATGGAATCGAACCCAATATTATCGAATACATAAAAGAGGCGCCGAGCAAAAACCAATTGAAGTCGATTATAAAAATGCTAGATGTTGAACCGCGCGAGATTATGCGAAAAAATGAAGCCGAATATAAAGCAGCAGGTCTAAACGATGAATCTCTGAGCAAAGAGCAGCAAATAGCTTTAATGGTAGAATATCCTAAAGTAATTGAACGCCCTATCGTCTTCACAAAAGATAAGGCTGCGGTTGGTCGCCCGCCAGAAAATGTTTTAGTGCTTTTAAAATAA
- a CDS encoding DUF2069 domain-containing protein, which yields MNLHLKKALRARLIAVASYLAIVIILPVFIWLNHQYPPMRWTSLAIWWLPLLFALPGMFKGKTYTYGWTGFIILLPFLYAFYYIVDPDKLIWASVIVALSVVYFLTSVSYVKQYALSQGIKTNAEAKQAKGIK from the coding sequence ATGAACCTACATCTTAAAAAAGCCCTCAGAGCGCGTTTAATCGCTGTTGCCAGTTATCTAGCCATCGTTATTATTTTACCAGTTTTTATTTGGCTAAATCATCAATACCCGCCAATGCGCTGGACTTCCTTAGCAATTTGGTGGCTGCCGCTACTGTTTGCACTACCAGGAATGTTTAAAGGCAAAACCTACACCTACGGTTGGACGGGCTTTATTATTCTGCTGCCCTTTCTCTACGCGTTTTACTATATCGTCGATCCCGATAAATTAATTTGGGCCTCGGTAATAGTAGCGCTATCCGTGGTTTATTTTCTAACCTCGGTGAGCTATGTAAAACAGTATGCTTTATCACAAGGGATTAAGACTAATGCCGAGGCTAAGCAAGCCAAGGGAATAAAATAA
- the aroC gene encoding chorismate synthase: protein MSGDSFGKLFKVNNWGESHGKAIGVVVEGCPAGLELSETDIQPFLDKRRPGQSAITTRRDEKDQVKILSGTVDGITTGTPISLMIENQDQKSKDYSEMAKIFRPSHADFTYQKKYGIRDVAGGGRSSARITAGHVAAGAIAQKILAKALGTDIVGYVKSVNDLVLAMPSEQVDVSLIEQTAVRCPDLALAEKMIKRIEAARKNGDSLGGVVECRINSVPIGLGEPVFDKLEADLAKAMLAINASKGFEIGSGFAGTLETGTSHNDIFINQDGKVKTKTNSSGGTLGGISNGMPIVFRVAFKPTPTIIKEQATVNLAGDETVFHGRGRHDPCVLPRAVPIVEAMAALVLCDHFLRFRAYKGLFDIN from the coding sequence ATGTCAGGTGACAGCTTCGGAAAACTATTCAAAGTAAACAATTGGGGTGAATCCCACGGCAAAGCTATTGGCGTAGTGGTTGAAGGTTGTCCGGCGGGATTAGAGCTATCAGAAACAGATATTCAACCTTTTTTGGATAAGCGCCGTCCCGGTCAAAGTGCTATTACCACGCGCCGCGATGAAAAAGATCAGGTAAAGATCCTTTCAGGTACGGTTGACGGTATCACCACTGGGACTCCAATTAGCTTGATGATCGAAAATCAAGATCAAAAATCTAAAGACTATTCGGAAATGGCCAAAATTTTTCGTCCTAGTCATGCTGACTTTACCTACCAAAAAAAATACGGTATTCGTGATGTAGCTGGCGGAGGGCGTAGCTCTGCCAGGATAACTGCTGGTCATGTAGCCGCTGGCGCTATTGCGCAAAAAATATTAGCAAAAGCGCTAGGCACTGATATTGTTGGTTATGTTAAAAGCGTAAATGACCTAGTGCTTGCGATGCCTTCCGAACAAGTTGACGTCAGTCTAATTGAGCAAACTGCTGTACGCTGTCCTGATTTAGCCTTAGCTGAGAAGATGATAAAGCGGATCGAAGCGGCGCGAAAAAATGGCGACTCGCTTGGTGGAGTAGTGGAATGTCGTATTAACTCTGTACCTATAGGATTGGGCGAGCCAGTATTTGATAAGCTCGAAGCGGATTTAGCTAAAGCTATGTTAGCAATTAACGCCAGCAAAGGCTTTGAAATTGGTTCTGGTTTTGCAGGCACTTTAGAAACGGGTACCAGTCATAATGACATTTTTATCAACCAAGACGGAAAGGTTAAAACTAAAACTAATAGTTCAGGCGGCACTTTGGGTGGAATATCCAATGGCATGCCAATTGTTTTTAGAGTGGCTTTTAAACCAACTCCAACCATTATCAAAGAACAAGCTACGGTTAATTTAGCAGGCGACGAAACTGTTTTTCATGGAAGGGGACGGCATGATCCTTGTGTCTTACCAAGAGCGGTTCCTATTGTCGAGGCCATGGCCGCTTTAGTCTTATGTGACCACTTTTTAAGGTTTAGAGCTTATAAGGGATTGTTTGATATAAACTAG